A DNA window from Sphingopyxis macrogoltabida contains the following coding sequences:
- a CDS encoding pyridoxal-dependent decarboxylase, exosortase A system-associated has translation MKPHGPIPPGFTADDDGMLMIGSDRAEALVDAAGDTPLFVYDSALLTARVAEWRAAMPDNVQLHFAMKANPYAPLLAYMARLVDGFDVASGGELKAALASGMAADHISFAGPGKRDRELEAAIAAGATLNLESAGEAERALSIGARLGVTPKLAVRVNPDFDLKGSGMKMGGGAKPFGVDADEVPALVRRLIDAGADWQGFHIFAGSQALDAAAIAETQAQTVALAARLADEAGAVPPLVNLGGGMGVPYFPGDKAVDAAAVGAALAETLDARDRALEDSRFAMELGRWLVAEAGVYLTRVVDRKVSHGETFLVTDGGLHHQLAASGNFGTVIRRNYPIAVANRFGGEAVETVSVVGCLCTPLDRLGDQVALPRADVGDLIAVFQAGAYGASASPATFLGQGPAREMLV, from the coding sequence ATGAAGCCGCACGGTCCGATCCCGCCCGGTTTTACGGCCGACGACGACGGCATGCTGATGATCGGCAGCGACCGCGCCGAGGCGCTGGTCGATGCCGCGGGCGACACGCCGCTGTTCGTCTATGACAGCGCACTGCTGACCGCGCGCGTCGCCGAATGGCGGGCGGCGATGCCCGATAATGTCCAGTTGCATTTCGCGATGAAGGCGAACCCCTATGCGCCGTTACTGGCTTATATGGCGCGGCTGGTCGACGGGTTCGATGTCGCGTCGGGCGGCGAGCTCAAGGCGGCGCTCGCCAGCGGCATGGCGGCGGACCACATCAGCTTTGCCGGGCCCGGCAAGCGCGACCGTGAACTCGAAGCAGCGATTGCGGCGGGCGCGACGCTCAATCTTGAATCGGCGGGCGAAGCGGAACGCGCGCTGTCGATCGGCGCGCGGCTCGGCGTGACGCCGAAGCTCGCGGTACGGGTCAATCCCGACTTCGATCTCAAGGGATCGGGGATGAAGATGGGCGGCGGCGCCAAGCCGTTCGGGGTCGATGCCGATGAGGTGCCGGCGCTGGTGCGCCGCCTGATCGACGCCGGGGCCGATTGGCAGGGCTTTCATATCTTCGCGGGATCGCAGGCACTTGATGCCGCGGCGATCGCCGAGACGCAGGCGCAGACGGTCGCGCTGGCGGCGCGGCTGGCCGACGAGGCCGGCGCGGTGCCGCCGCTCGTCAACCTCGGCGGCGGGATGGGGGTGCCCTATTTCCCCGGCGACAAGGCGGTCGATGCTGCCGCGGTTGGTGCGGCGCTTGCCGAGACGCTCGACGCGCGCGACCGGGCGCTTGAGGACAGCCGCTTCGCGATGGAACTTGGCCGCTGGCTCGTTGCCGAGGCCGGGGTTTATCTGACCCGTGTCGTCGACCGGAAGGTCAGCCATGGCGAGACCTTCCTCGTCACCGACGGCGGGCTCCACCACCAGCTCGCCGCAAGCGGCAATTTCGGGACGGTGATCCGCCGCAACTATCCGATCGCCGTCGCGAACCGCTTCGGCGGCGAGGCGGTCGAGACGGTTTCGGTCGTCGGCTGCCTCTGCACCCCGCTCGACCGCCTCGGCGACCAGGTCGCATTGCCGCGCGCCGATGTCGGCGACCTGATTGCGGTATTTCAGGCCGGTGCCTATGGCGCTTCGGCGAGCCCGGCGACTTTTCTCGGGCAGGGGCCGGCGCGCGAGATGCTCGTCTGA
- a CDS encoding acyl-CoA ligase (AMP-forming), exosortase A system-associated, which translates to MTKAAKPPSHPIDHLARCGAPDAAALLIGDKVTRFAELDAGVGRLASWLLEQAGGPGERVASWSAKTRLACMMPLAAARAGLIHVPVNPLLKGAQVAHILADSGAKLLVTNGARADMLGDTRLDECAVRDLKVAEEVIDSGGQGLPLSLAEPDDLAAILYTSGSTGRPKGVMLSHANLWLGAESVASYLKLAPEDRVLAVLPLSFDYGQNQLLSTWFAGGGVAPLDYLTPRDVVKAVARHGATTLAGVPPLWVQLVESDWPAETAGSLRRLTNSGGALTPSLIDAMRATFPSADIYPMYGLTEAFRSTYLDPKFVADHPTSMGRAIPHAEILVCRPDGTITADEEPGELVHCGPLVAKGYWQDAERTAQRFKPAPRASQYGGMAVWSGDTVRRDANHLLYFVGRDDAMIKTAGNRVSPTEVEDVAVASGLVYEAVAFGIPDERLGAAIILIVRGKDGVADGEGLAAYLRQNLPNFMQPQVVEWRDELPRNPNGKLDRVAIAADWRQEVTA; encoded by the coding sequence ATGACCAAAGCCGCAAAACCGCCCTCGCATCCGATCGATCATCTCGCCCGCTGCGGCGCGCCGGATGCGGCTGCGCTGCTGATCGGCGACAAGGTAACGCGCTTTGCCGAACTCGACGCCGGTGTCGGGCGGCTCGCATCATGGCTGCTCGAACAGGCGGGCGGCCCGGGCGAGCGCGTCGCGAGCTGGAGCGCGAAGACGCGGCTCGCGTGCATGATGCCGCTCGCCGCGGCGCGCGCCGGGCTGATCCATGTGCCGGTGAATCCGCTGCTCAAGGGGGCGCAGGTTGCGCATATCCTTGCCGATAGTGGCGCGAAGCTGCTAGTCACCAACGGTGCACGCGCCGATATGCTCGGCGACACGCGGCTGGATGAATGCGCGGTGCGGGATTTGAAGGTCGCCGAGGAAGTGATTGATTCGGGAGGGCAGGGGTTGCCGCTCTCGCTCGCCGAACCCGACGATCTGGCGGCGATCCTTTATACCAGCGGTTCGACGGGGCGGCCGAAGGGCGTGATGCTGAGCCATGCCAATTTGTGGCTCGGCGCCGAAAGCGTCGCATCCTATCTGAAACTGGCTCCCGAAGATCGTGTGCTTGCGGTGCTGCCGCTGAGCTTCGATTACGGGCAGAACCAGTTGCTCTCGACCTGGTTTGCCGGCGGCGGGGTCGCGCCGCTCGACTACCTCACCCCGCGTGACGTCGTGAAGGCGGTCGCGCGGCACGGCGCGACGACGCTTGCCGGCGTGCCGCCGCTCTGGGTCCAGCTCGTCGAAAGCGATTGGCCTGCCGAAACCGCCGGATCGCTGCGGCGATTGACGAACAGCGGCGGCGCGCTGACGCCTTCGCTGATCGACGCGATGCGGGCGACGTTCCCCAGCGCCGATATCTATCCGATGTATGGGCTGACCGAGGCGTTCCGGTCGACTTATCTCGATCCGAAATTCGTCGCCGACCATCCGACCTCGATGGGCCGCGCGATCCCCCATGCGGAAATTTTGGTGTGCCGCCCCGACGGGACGATCACCGCCGACGAGGAGCCGGGCGAACTCGTCCATTGCGGGCCGCTGGTCGCCAAGGGCTATTGGCAGGACGCGGAGCGGACCGCGCAGCGCTTCAAGCCGGCGCCGCGTGCGTCGCAATATGGCGGCATGGCGGTCTGGTCGGGCGACACGGTGCGCCGCGATGCCAACCATCTCCTTTATTTCGTCGGCCGCGACGATGCGATGATCAAGACCGCGGGCAATCGCGTCAGTCCGACCGAGGTCGAGGATGTCGCGGTGGCTTCGGGGCTTGTCTATGAGGCGGTCGCGTTTGGTATCCCCGACGAGCGGCTGGGCGCCGCGATCATCCTGATCGTGCGCGGCAAGGACGGGGTTGCTGATGGGGAAGGGTTGGCGGCCTATTTGCGCCAGAACCTTCCCAATTTCATGCAGCCGCAGGTGGTCGAATGGCGGGATGAACTGCCGCGCAACCCGAACGGCAAGCTCGACCGGGTCGCGATCGCCGCGGATTGGCGTCAGGAGGTGACGGCATGA
- a CDS encoding GNAT family N-acetyltransferase, with protein sequence MAADARAAGFASPFDRGEWFDLLETHGFAGAGRIDARGTSDGVSAWLPLRREGPGRFAGLTNWYSFSIRPLFSGSGDRAAALADLFGKLREQAARLSLYPVPDADRAAIADALRTAGWWVKALPAGDRHWLDLSDMDHDGWWDSRPGALKNTVKRKAKKGVVDIALFDVFDADAWAAYEQIYAASWKPEEGDPALLRAFAEAESARGAFRMGLARIAGEPVAAQYWTVEDGSAFIHKLAHVEDSLKASPGTLLSAALFRHVIEVDGVRRVDFGTGNDAYKRDWMNRHEPLWRIEAFNPSRIAAWGPALKAFGRSMLGKDT encoded by the coding sequence GTGGCGGCGGATGCGCGCGCTGCGGGCTTTGCCTCGCCCTTCGACCGCGGCGAATGGTTCGACCTGCTCGAGACGCATGGTTTTGCGGGCGCGGGACGTATCGATGCTCGCGGCACCAGCGATGGCGTCAGCGCCTGGCTGCCGCTTCGCCGCGAAGGACCGGGGCGTTTCGCGGGTCTCACCAACTGGTACAGCTTCTCGATCCGTCCGCTTTTCAGCGGTTCCGGGGATCGCGCCGCCGCGCTCGCCGACCTGTTCGGCAAGCTGCGCGAACAGGCGGCGCGCCTGTCGCTCTATCCCGTGCCCGATGCCGACCGCGCCGCGATCGCCGATGCGCTGCGTACTGCCGGCTGGTGGGTGAAAGCCCTTCCCGCAGGCGACCGCCACTGGCTCGACCTCTCCGATATGGATCATGATGGCTGGTGGGACAGCCGCCCCGGCGCGCTCAAGAATACGGTGAAGCGCAAGGCGAAGAAGGGCGTCGTCGATATCGCGCTGTTCGACGTCTTCGATGCGGACGCATGGGCCGCCTATGAGCAAATCTATGCCGCAAGCTGGAAACCCGAGGAAGGCGACCCCGCGCTGCTGCGCGCCTTTGCCGAGGCCGAGAGCGCGCGCGGCGCCTTTCGCATGGGGCTCGCACGGATCGCGGGCGAGCCGGTGGCGGCGCAATATTGGACGGTCGAGGACGGCTCCGCTTTCATCCACAAGCTGGCGCATGTCGAAGACAGCCTGAAGGCCTCGCCCGGCACCTTGCTGTCGGCCGCGCTCTTCCGCCATGTGATCGAGGTCGACGGCGTCCGGCGCGTCGATTTCGGCACCGGCAACGACGCCTACAAGCGCGACTGGATGAACCGCCACGAACCGCTGTGGCGGATCGAGGCTTTCAATCCGTCGCGCATCGCGGCATGGGGTCCGGCGTTGAAGGCCTTTGGCCGCTCCATGCTGGGGAAAGATACGTGA
- a CDS encoding acyl carrier protein, giving the protein MTDHINVDATLRALLADVLGLGEERAAALTADSGLFGELPEFDSMAVATVLTEMEDRLGILIDDDEIDGEIFETYGNLLAFSERKVAG; this is encoded by the coding sequence GTGACCGATCACATCAATGTCGATGCCACCTTGCGCGCGCTGCTCGCCGATGTTCTCGGCCTCGGCGAAGAGCGCGCCGCCGCGCTGACCGCCGACAGCGGCCTCTTCGGCGAGCTGCCCGAGTTCGATTCGATGGCGGTCGCAACGGTGCTCACCGAGATGGAGGACCGCCTCGGCATCCTCATCGACGATGACGAGATCGACGGCGAAATCTTTGAAACCTACGGCAATCTCCTCGCCTTCTCCGAACGCAAGGTCGCCGGCTGA
- a CDS encoding alpha/beta hydrolase family protein, which produces MGEQQLRFDPAGVPRATILIVPPLFEEANRTRRTLVLAMRALAVDGYAALLPDLPGQNESLVPLADVDLARWQDALAEVTAAIDGPVIIASIRGGALIDHRAKGTAWWRLAPAGGASLLRTLMRARVSADREAGLATSLESLQTEAKAAPLLLAGNRLSPAMTEQLGAAEAQPVSPLRSIGLGADGIAGTPLWLRAEPGEDGAMAQAIAADISEWSRSCGIG; this is translated from the coding sequence ATGGGCGAACAGCAGCTCCGCTTCGATCCCGCCGGGGTACCGCGCGCGACGATCCTGATCGTCCCGCCGCTGTTCGAGGAAGCGAACCGCACCCGCCGCACGCTGGTGCTCGCGATGCGCGCACTCGCGGTGGACGGATATGCGGCGCTCCTCCCCGACCTCCCCGGACAGAATGAAAGCCTCGTGCCGCTCGCCGATGTCGACCTCGCCCGCTGGCAGGATGCGCTTGCCGAGGTGACGGCGGCCATCGACGGTCCCGTAATCATCGCCTCGATCCGTGGCGGTGCGTTGATCGATCATCGGGCGAAGGGGACCGCATGGTGGCGCCTCGCTCCCGCCGGCGGCGCCTCGCTGCTCCGCACGCTGATGCGCGCACGCGTATCGGCCGACCGCGAGGCGGGGCTGGCTACCTCGCTCGAAAGCCTTCAGACCGAAGCGAAGGCCGCGCCGCTGCTGCTCGCCGGCAACCGCCTGTCGCCCGCGATGACGGAGCAGCTCGGTGCAGCCGAGGCCCAGCCCGTCAGCCCGCTGCGCAGCATCGGGCTCGGCGCCGACGGCATTGCCGGAACCCCGCTCTGGCTCCGCGCCGAGCCGGGCGAGGATGGCGCGATGGCGCAAGCCATTGCGGCCGATATCTCGGAATGGAGCCGGTCATGCGGCATCGGCTGA
- a CDS encoding hydrolase 1, exosortase A system-associated: MRHRLTFACDGAMLAATLDEAPGTTGLLIVSGGNEIRSGAHRGMAMLAGRVAAAGYPVFRFDRRGIGDSEGANGGYTSNAPDIAAAIAAFRNAAPQLTRIAAFGNCDAASALLLHQPLPIDALILANPWTYESDEAEADEPALPPASAIRARYLSRLKDPKSLLRLFKGEIDIGKLFRGLSALGKPAAPAAPDGLPARLDAALAGVACPATILLATGDRTAQAFIENCRTDSLSIERLASPSHSFAGDDADWLFQRILGALAG; the protein is encoded by the coding sequence ATGCGGCATCGGCTGACCTTTGCCTGCGACGGCGCCATGCTCGCCGCGACGCTCGACGAAGCCCCGGGGACGACCGGCCTGCTGATCGTCTCGGGTGGCAATGAAATCCGCAGCGGCGCGCACCGCGGCATGGCGATGCTCGCCGGGCGGGTCGCGGCCGCCGGCTATCCGGTGTTCCGCTTCGATCGCCGCGGCATCGGCGACAGCGAAGGCGCCAACGGCGGCTATACGAGCAACGCGCCCGATATCGCCGCCGCGATTGCGGCATTTCGCAACGCGGCGCCGCAGCTCACCCGCATCGCCGCCTTCGGCAATTGCGATGCCGCCAGTGCTCTGCTGCTCCATCAGCCGCTTCCCATCGATGCCCTGATCCTCGCCAACCCATGGACCTATGAGAGCGACGAAGCCGAGGCGGACGAGCCGGCATTACCCCCGGCCTCGGCGATCCGCGCGCGCTATCTGTCGCGGCTGAAGGACCCGAAGAGCTTGCTGCGGCTGTTCAAGGGCGAAATCGATATCGGCAAACTCTTCCGCGGCCTTTCGGCGCTTGGGAAACCAGCGGCACCCGCCGCCCCGGACGGCCTGCCGGCGCGCCTCGACGCGGCGCTTGCCGGCGTGGCCTGTCCCGCGACGATCCTGCTCGCGACCGGTGACCGGACGGCGCAAGCGTTTATCGAAAACTGCCGGACCGACAGCTTGTCGATCGAACGCCTCGCCAGCCCGTCGCACAGCTTCGCCGGCGACGATGCCGACTGGCTATTCCAGCGGATTCTCGGCGCCCTCGCGGGCTAG
- the trxB gene encoding thioredoxin-disulfide reductase yields the protein MAAVHHTKMLILGSGPAGLSAAIYAARAGMMPIVVQGLQPGGQLTITTDVENYPGFAEVIQGPWLMEQMTAQATHVGTSMIWDTIVDVDLSQRPFKLTGDGGDVYMAETLVIATGAQAKWLGVEGEQELGGKGVSACATCDGFFYRGKKVVVIGGGNTAVEEALYLTNHSDDVTLIHRRDHLRAEKILQDRLHANPKIKVLWNKRVDRFVAGEGVSGLVGVDLIDTVTGEASHEPTDGGFVAIGHSPSTELFKGKLPLDADGYLEVTPGTSLTSIPGVFAAGDVTDKVYRQAVTAAGMGCMAALDAERFLAEAEYHALVDA from the coding sequence ATGGCCGCCGTTCACCACACCAAGATGCTCATCCTCGGCTCGGGCCCGGCCGGCCTTTCCGCCGCCATCTATGCTGCGCGCGCGGGCATGATGCCCATCGTCGTGCAGGGGCTGCAGCCGGGCGGCCAGCTTACGATCACCACCGACGTCGAAAATTATCCGGGTTTCGCCGAGGTGATCCAGGGTCCGTGGCTGATGGAACAGATGACCGCGCAGGCGACGCATGTCGGCACCAGCATGATCTGGGACACCATCGTCGACGTCGACCTGTCGCAGCGCCCCTTCAAGCTGACCGGCGACGGCGGCGACGTCTACATGGCCGAAACGCTGGTGATCGCGACTGGCGCGCAGGCCAAGTGGCTGGGCGTCGAGGGCGAGCAGGAACTGGGCGGCAAGGGCGTGTCGGCCTGCGCGACCTGCGACGGCTTCTTCTATCGCGGCAAGAAGGTCGTGGTGATCGGCGGCGGCAACACCGCGGTCGAGGAGGCGCTTTACCTCACCAACCATAGCGACGACGTGACGCTGATCCACCGCCGCGATCATCTGCGCGCCGAGAAGATTTTGCAGGACCGGTTGCACGCCAATCCGAAGATCAAGGTGCTGTGGAACAAGCGCGTCGACCGTTTCGTCGCGGGTGAGGGCGTTTCAGGCCTCGTCGGCGTCGACCTGATCGACACGGTAACCGGCGAAGCAAGCCACGAGCCGACCGACGGTGGCTTCGTCGCAATCGGCCACAGCCCGTCGACCGAGTTGTTCAAGGGCAAGCTGCCGCTCGACGCCGACGGCTATCTGGAGGTCACACCGGGAACTTCGCTTACCAGCATCCCGGGGGTGTTCGCGGCGGGCGATGTCACCGACAAGGTCTACCGGCAGGCGGTGACCGCGGCGGGCATGGGCTGTATGGCCGCGCTCGACGCCGAGCGCTTCCTCGCCGAGGCCGAATATCACGCGCTGGTCGACGCCTAG
- a CDS encoding class I SAM-dependent methyltransferase gives MASWWERHGVPRLIKCACSQGQIMKLRSKIVPHAQGDVLELGCGGGINMEFYDPSRIASFTGLDPSPELLAMSRAAAQARGMTADIRGGVGEAMPFESARFDTIVTTFTLCSVADQAAVLAEIRRVLKPGGTALFLEHGGAPDPGVAKWQRRIEPLWKRIGGNCHLTRPIADAYERAGFAVDRQAAAYVPKTPRPFGWTEYGAARPLR, from the coding sequence ATGGCGAGCTGGTGGGAACGTCATGGGGTGCCGCGGCTGATCAAATGCGCCTGCTCGCAGGGGCAGATCATGAAGCTGCGCAGCAAGATCGTGCCGCACGCACAGGGCGACGTCCTCGAACTCGGCTGCGGCGGCGGCATCAACATGGAATTTTACGATCCTTCGCGGATCGCGAGCTTCACCGGGCTCGACCCCTCGCCCGAATTGCTGGCGATGAGCCGCGCGGCGGCGCAGGCGCGCGGCATGACCGCCGACATCCGGGGCGGCGTCGGCGAAGCGATGCCGTTCGAAAGCGCGCGCTTCGACACCATCGTCACCACCTTCACCCTCTGCTCGGTCGCCGACCAGGCCGCGGTGCTCGCCGAGATCCGCCGCGTGCTGAAGCCCGGCGGCACCGCCCTGTTCCTCGAACATGGCGGAGCGCCTGACCCGGGCGTCGCGAAATGGCAGCGCCGAATCGAGCCCTTGTGGAAGCGGATCGGCGGCAATTGCCACCTGACCCGGCCGATCGCCGACGCCTATGAACGCGCGGGGTTTGCGGTCGACCGGCAAGCCGCCGCCTATGTACCTAAAACGCCCCGCCCCTTCGGCTGGACCGAATATGGCGCGGCCCGCCCGCTGCGTTGA
- a CDS encoding RidA family protein codes for MTQRDPVFPAGRHDLYTSQTYSAAIRSGDLLFVSGMVGSRSDGSPEPDFEAQVRLAFANLKATLQAGGCGLDDIVDVTTFHTDPENQFGTIMKIKSETFPQAPYPNWTAIGVNWLAGFDFEIKVIARIPG; via the coding sequence ATGACTCAGCGTGACCCTGTCTTCCCTGCCGGTCGGCATGACCTCTATACGTCGCAGACCTATTCCGCCGCGATCAGATCGGGCGATCTCCTCTTCGTATCCGGGATGGTCGGCAGCCGCAGCGATGGTTCGCCCGAGCCCGATTTCGAGGCGCAGGTCCGCCTGGCGTTCGCGAATCTCAAGGCAACTCTGCAGGCGGGCGGATGCGGGCTCGACGATATCGTCGACGTGACGACATTCCATACCGATCCCGAAAATCAGTTCGGAACGATCATGAAGATCAAAAGCGAAACCTTTCCGCAGGCGCCTTATCCGAACTGGACCGCGATCGGCGTTAACTGGCTTGCCGGCTTCGACTTCGAGATCAAGGTCATCGCCCGCATTCCCGGCTGA
- a CDS encoding TetR/AcrR family transcriptional regulator translates to MAARRRAETMEENRGKLIAAGRKAFASEGFAAASMDELTASVGLTRGALYHNFGDKQGLLAAVVAEVDGEMAARARAASADAGDDWERLLAEGEAYIAMALDPEVRRIVLLDGPAFLGDPSHWPSQNACLEATKQVVEKLIADAVMKSVDIEAAARLLCGAALNAALWVAASDDPQSVLPKAVGAFRLMAEGFLSREG, encoded by the coding sequence ATGGCTGCGCGGCGCCGGGCGGAAACAATGGAAGAAAACCGCGGCAAACTGATTGCCGCCGGACGCAAAGCCTTTGCGTCCGAAGGCTTTGCGGCAGCGTCGATGGACGAACTGACCGCATCCGTCGGCCTGACGCGCGGCGCGCTATACCATAATTTCGGCGACAAGCAGGGGCTGCTCGCGGCGGTCGTGGCGGAAGTCGATGGCGAAATGGCGGCGCGAGCCCGGGCCGCCAGCGCCGATGCGGGAGATGACTGGGAGCGCCTCCTCGCCGAAGGCGAAGCCTATATCGCGATGGCGCTTGATCCCGAGGTCCGACGGATCGTGCTCCTCGACGGCCCCGCCTTTCTGGGTGACCCGTCGCACTGGCCCAGCCAGAACGCCTGTCTGGAGGCAACGAAGCAAGTCGTCGAAAAATTGATTGCCGACGCTGTCATGAAGAGCGTCGATATCGAAGCCGCCGCCCGCCTCCTCTGCGGTGCAGCGCTGAATGCCGCCCTGTGGGTCGCGGCCAGCGACGATCCGCAATCGGTCCTGCCCAAGGCCGTCGGCGCCTTTCGCCTCATGGCAGAGGGTTTTCTCTCGCGGGAAGGCTGA
- the trhO gene encoding oxygen-dependent tRNA uridine(34) hydroxylase TrhO, giving the protein MFQVAALYRFAPFDDPAALRQPLLDLCATHEVKGTLLLAREGINGTVAASAEGVAAVIAHIRALPDCAGLDVKYSSAAAMPFQRMKVRLKKEIVTMKVPGLDPARNAAPYVDPADWNALVDDPDTVLIDTRNGFEVGYGSFSGAVDPQTRSFGDFPDWWRAHAAEFAGKRIAMFCTGGIRCEKSTAFLRSEGVEDVVHLKGGILAYLEQVPETESRWHGSCFVFDERVSVGHGLVEVGEKEEPVT; this is encoded by the coding sequence ATGTTCCAGGTTGCCGCCCTTTATCGTTTCGCGCCGTTCGACGACCCCGCCGCGCTGCGCCAGCCGTTGCTCGACCTTTGCGCTACGCATGAGGTCAAGGGCACGCTGCTGTTGGCGCGCGAAGGTATCAACGGCACGGTCGCGGCCAGCGCGGAAGGAGTAGCCGCGGTGATCGCCCATATCCGGGCGCTGCCCGATTGCGCCGGCCTCGACGTCAAATATTCTTCCGCCGCCGCGATGCCCTTCCAGCGCATGAAGGTCCGGCTGAAGAAGGAAATCGTGACGATGAAGGTGCCCGGGCTCGACCCCGCACGCAATGCGGCGCCCTATGTCGATCCCGCCGACTGGAACGCGCTGGTCGACGATCCCGATACGGTGCTGATCGACACGCGCAACGGGTTCGAGGTCGGCTACGGCAGCTTTTCCGGCGCGGTCGACCCGCAGACCCGAAGCTTCGGCGATTTCCCGGACTGGTGGCGTGCCCATGCTGCCGAGTTCGCAGGCAAGCGCATCGCGATGTTCTGTACCGGCGGCATCCGCTGCGAGAAATCGACCGCCTTCCTGCGCAGCGAGGGCGTCGAGGATGTGGTGCATCTGAAGGGCGGCATTCTCGCCTATCTCGAACAGGTGCCCGAGACCGAGAGCCGCTGGCACGGGAGCTGTTTCGTCTTCGACGAACGGGTGAGCGTCGGTCACGGCCTCGTCGAGGTCGGCGAGAAGGAGGAGCCGGTCACTTGA